DNA from Microbacterium sp. SORGH_AS_0969:
CGCGGCGCCGCTCTCGATGCCGAGTGCGCCCGGGTCGATCGCCGCGTTCGCGCCGGCGCACACGACGATCGAGTTCTCGCCGGTCGCATCGACGACGATGAGCGCGGTGCCGGTGGCGGCCTCGGTGGTCTGCACGCCCGAGGCGTCGATGCCCACGGCGGCCAGCTGATCCCGGATGCCGCGCCCGTCGAGGTCATCGCCAACCGCGCCGACCATCCGCACCTGGGCGCCCAGTCGGGCGGCCGCGACGGCCTGATTCGCGCCCTTCCCGCCCGGTCCGCGCTGGAGCACCCCGTCCGCGACGGTCTCTCCTGCGGCCGGAGCACGCTCGACGCGCGCGGTGAGGTCGACGTTGATCGCGCCGACGACGGTGAGATGGGGGACGGCAGAAGACGGGCTCACGAGGACCCAGCATGTCACGGCCCGCCGACATCGCCGGCGACGCGGGCGGGTGACACGCGTGCGCGACATGACGGCGCGAGTGCGCGACGATGTTCGCATGACCTTCGACGACGCCCTCCGCGACCTCGAGCGCGCCCTGGATGCCATGGGCCACGGCGATCCGCGCCCGTTCGCGTCGCTGTGGACACGGACCGACGACGCCACCCTCATGGGCGGGTTCGGGACGCACGCGACGACCGCCGCCGACGTCGCGGCCACCCTCGAGGTCGTGGCGCGCCGCTTCCGCGGCGGAACCCTCGTGCCCGAGTACGACCGCGTGCTCGTCGGCGACGACTGGGCGATGACCGCGGGGCGCGAGAGCGGTGTGCTGTCGGTCGACGGCGCCGAGCCGCGGGCGTTCGTCGTCCGCGTCACGCACGTCTGGCGCCGCGAAGACGGCGCCTGGCGCATCGTTCACCGGCACGGCGACCACACCACGACGCCGGTCTGAGTGCGGCGCGCCCCGGCCCGATCAGTGCAGCAGCAGCTTCGCCACGATCAGCAGCCCGGCGATGACCGCGGCGCCGACGGCGGTGAGGATCACCACGATCGGCGAGTAGCCGCGAAGGCGCGCGCCGGTCGTCGCCACGGCGACGAGATAGGCCATCGCCACGCCGACGCCCCACAGCAGAGCGGTCGGAAGGTCGACGCCCGTCGCCACGAGCACCACGACGACGATCAGGGGAAGGAAGGTGACCGACACCATCGGCGCGCTCACCGCGAGGTGGTGTCGGACGATCGACGACGGGCGCTTCGCCGAGACGTCGCCGAGCGAGTAGGCGAAGACATGGGTCGCGAAGTAGACGACGTTCGTCAGCGCGACGACGAGGATCACGTCGCTCAGATCGGCGTCGCCGAGACCGATGAGAGTGGATGCCGAGACCAGGGCGCCGTAGCATCCCGCACTGATCCGCTCGGCGGCATCGGTTCCGAGACGGCGGGCGTTTTCGGCATCCATGGGGTCAGTTTGCCGGGGAACGGCGCCTGAGCCCCGCCGACACGATCGCCACCACGGTTCCGACGGCGACGCCGATGACCGTCTCGAGCACGCGATCGCGCAGCAGCAGGTCGGGCGTGACCGGTGAGGCGAGCGAGACCATGAGGAGCGCGAGCGGAGTGATGAAGATCATCGCGATGCCGTAGTTGCGGCCCACGAACAGCTCGGCGCCGGCCTGCAGGGCGACGGCGACGACGATCACGAGCCACGGCGGCAGGTCGAGGGCGAGGAGTCCGGCCGCGATCAGCACGCCGAGGAGCGTTCCGACCAAGCGCTGCACACCTCGGATGAGACGGGCCGTCACGTGCGCACCGCCGACCGCGGCGACCGCGCCGACCATGGCCCAGTACCAGTGCGTGCCGATCAACAGCGCGCCCGCGATGCCGGCGAGCAGAGCCGCGACGCCGACCGTCGCCGTCATCTCCCACGCGACGGGACCGATCGGCGGGCGCGTGCGCTCGGGGCGTCGCCACGACGCGCGGCGGCCGAGCGCGAATGCCGTCGTGACGACGAGGCTCCAGACGACGCTCGCGCCGCCGACGAGCAGCACGAGGCCGAAGGTCGCCGCCGTCGCGGGAAAGCTCGCCGTCGCCCCCGCAGCGAACACCGCGAACAGGGCCCCCGGCGGGTGCCAGCGCTTGCGGTACGCGAACAGGGTCACCGCGGCCGCCAGCACGGCGACGACCGCGACGCTCGCGAGCGCGGGCGTCGCGAGGAACGACAGGAGCGTCCCGACGAGCATCGATCCGACGAGGACGGCGCCGGCGGTCGCCTGCATCCCGACGCGCGTGCGCGGGCGGTCGGCGCGGCCGTACAGCGCGGCGAACGCGCCGAAGCTCGCGTACACGCTGAGATCGAGGCGGCCGATCAGAAGAAGGACGAGAAGGGGAGCACCGACGCTGATCACGGCCCG
Protein-coding regions in this window:
- a CDS encoding nuclear transport factor 2 family protein, giving the protein MTFDDALRDLERALDAMGHGDPRPFASLWTRTDDATLMGGFGTHATTAADVAATLEVVARRFRGGTLVPEYDRVLVGDDWAMTAGRESGVLSVDGAEPRAFVVRVTHVWRREDGAWRIVHRHGDHTTTPV
- a CDS encoding FUSC family protein, which encodes MAESRGRVWTGVIRVGPRQGDHRVALRAVISVGAPLLVLLLIGRLDLSVYASFGAFAALYGRADRPRTRVGMQATAGAVLVGSMLVGTLLSFLATPALASVAVVAVLAAAVTLFAYRKRWHPPGALFAVFAAGATASFPATAATFGLVLLVGGASVVWSLVVTTAFALGRRASWRRPERTRPPIGPVAWEMTATVGVAALLAGIAGALLIGTHWYWAMVGAVAAVGGAHVTARLIRGVQRLVGTLLGVLIAAGLLALDLPPWLVIVVAVALQAGAELFVGRNYGIAMIFITPLALLMVSLASPVTPDLLLRDRVLETVIGVAVGTVVAIVSAGLRRRSPAN